One Meles meles chromosome 11, mMelMel3.1 paternal haplotype, whole genome shotgun sequence DNA segment encodes these proteins:
- the CERCAM gene encoding inactive glycosyltransferase 25 family member 3 isoform X3: protein MPVAPAAPLFQLLLLLGPWSQAAGVVEPPLPAVVLTILARNAEHSLPHYLGALERLDYPRARLALWCATDHNTDNSTQMLQEWLAAVRDDYAAVVWRPEGEPRSYPDEEGPKHWTKERHQFLMELKQEALTFARDWGADYILLRLSLAPIPEPVLQTRSLVQKQTYWFTVCRYRQHSDQQPDAEASHRAGAARRGPDAGLPDLLLQFLVRDHAPGVTVHVCNEHRYGYMNVPVKSHQGLEDEKVNFIHLILEALVDGPPMRASVHVSRPPKRPSKMGFDEVFVISLARRPDRRERMLSSLWEMEISGRVVEAVDGRTLNSSIMRSLGVDLLPGYQDPYSGRTLTKGEVGCFLSHYSIWEEVAARGLAQVLVFEDDVRFESNFRGRLERLMEEVEAEKLPWDLIYLGRKQVNPEEEAAVERLPQLVVAGYSYWTLAYVLSLAGAHKLLASQPLRRMLPVDEFLPIMFDRHPNEQYKAHFWPRDLRAFSARPLLAAPTHYAGDAEWLSDTETSSPWDDDSGRIISWSGSHKTLRGPRLDLAGSSGHSLPPPPHPRDEL from the exons ATGCCCGTCGCGCCCGCCGCCCCGCTGTTCCAGCTGCTGCTCCTGCTAGGGCCGTGGTCCCAGGCTGCGGGCGTCGTGGAGCCGCCGCTGCCCGCCGTGGTCCTTACCATCCTGGCCCGCAATGCCGAGCACTCACTGCCCCACTACCTGGGCGCGCTGGAGCGGCTGGACTACCCCCGGGCCAGGCTGGCCCTCTG GTGTGCCACGGACCACAACACGGACAACAGCACGCAGATGCTGCAGGAGTGGCTGGCCGCTGTGCGTGACGACTATGCCGCTGTGGTCTGGAGGCCCGAGGGGGAGCCCAG GTCCTACCCAGATGAAGAGGGTCCCAAGCACTGGACCAAAGAAAGGCACCAGTTTCTGATGGAGTTGAAACAGGAAGCCCTGACctttgccagggactggggggcTGACTACATCCTG CTCAGGCTGTCTCTGGCCCCGATCCCCGAACCAGTGCTGCAGACCAGATCCTTGGTGCAGAAACAGACCTACTGGTTTACAG TTTGCAGATACAGACAACATTCTGACCAACAACCAGACGCTGAGGCTTCTCATAGAGCAGGGGCTGCCCGTCGTGGCCCCGATGCTGGACTCCCAGACCTACTACTCCAATTTCTGGTGCGGGATCACGCCCCAG GGGTCACGGTCCACGTGTGCAACGAGCACCGTTACGGGTACATGAACGTGCCCGTGAAGTCCCACCAGGGGCTGGAGGACGAGAAGGTCAACTTCATCCACCTAATCCTGGAAGCGCTGG TGGACGGGCCCCCCATGCGGGCCTCAGTGCACGTGTCCCGGCCCCCAAAGAGACCCAGCAAGATGGGGTTTGATGAG GTGTTTGTCATCAGCCTGGCCCGCCGGCCCGACCGCCGTGAGCGCATGCTAAGCTCGCTCTGGGAGATGGAGATTTCTGGGCGGGTGGTGGAAGCCGTGGACGGCCG GACACTCAACAGCAGTATCATGAGGAGCCTCGGCGTGGACCTGCTGCCCGGCTACCAGGACCCCTACTCGGGCCGCACACTGACCAAGGGCGAGGTGGGCTGCTTCCTCAGCCACTACTCCAtctgggaggag GTGGCGGCCAGGGGTCTGGCCCAGGTCCTGGTGTTTGAGGACGATGTGCGTTTTGAGAGCAACTTCCGGGGGCGACTGGAGCGACTGATGGAGGAGGTGGAGGCAGAGAAGCTGCCGTGGGACCTGAT CTACCTGGGTCGGAAGCAGGTGAACCCCGAGGAGGAGGCCGCTGTGGAGAGGCTGCCGCAGCTGGTGGTGGCCGGGTACTCCTACTGGACCCTGGCCTATGTCTTGAGCCTGGCGGGAGCTCACAAGCTGCTGGCCTCCCAGCCCCTGCGCCGAATGCTGCCTGTGGACGAGTTCCTGCCCATCATGTTTGACCGGCACCCCAA CGAGCAGTACAAGGCGCACTTCTGGCCGCGGGACCTGCGCGCCTTCTCCGCCCGGCCGTTGCTCGCTGCCCCCACGCACTACGCAGGGGACGCCGAGTGGCTCAGCGACACGGAGACATCCTCGCCCTGGGACGATGACAGTGGCCGCATCATCAGCTGGAGCGGCTCTCACAAGACCCTGCGTGGCCCCCGCCTGGACCTGGCTGGCAGCAGTGGACACagcctccccccgccaccccacccccgggATGAGCTCTAG
- the CERCAM gene encoding inactive glycosyltransferase 25 family member 3 isoform X1: MPVAPAAPLFQLLLLLGPWSQAAGVVEPPLPAVVLTILARNAEHSLPHYLGALERLDYPRARLALWCATDHNTDNSTQMLQEWLAAVRDDYAAVVWRPEGEPRSYPDEEGPKHWTKERHQFLMELKQEALTFARDWGADYILFADTDNILTNNQTLRLLIEQGLPVVAPMLDSQTYYSNFWCGITPQGYYRRTADYFPTKNRQRRGCFRVPMVHSTFLVSLRAEGAAQLAFYPPHPNYSWPFDDIIVFAYACQAAGVTVHVCNEHRYGYMNVPVKSHQGLEDEKVNFIHLILEALVDGPPMRASVHVSRPPKRPSKMGFDEVFVISLARRPDRRERMLSSLWEMEISGRVVEAVDGRTLNSSIMRSLGVDLLPGYQDPYSGRTLTKGEVGCFLSHYSIWEEVAARGLAQVLVFEDDVRFESNFRGRLERLMEEVEAEKLPWDLIYLGRKQVNPEEEAAVERLPQLVVAGYSYWTLAYVLSLAGAHKLLASQPLRRMLPVDEFLPIMFDRHPNEQYKAHFWPRDLRAFSARPLLAAPTHYAGDAEWLSDTETSSPWDDDSGRIISWSGSHKTLRGPRLDLAGSSGHSLPPPPHPRDEL; the protein is encoded by the exons ATGCCCGTCGCGCCCGCCGCCCCGCTGTTCCAGCTGCTGCTCCTGCTAGGGCCGTGGTCCCAGGCTGCGGGCGTCGTGGAGCCGCCGCTGCCCGCCGTGGTCCTTACCATCCTGGCCCGCAATGCCGAGCACTCACTGCCCCACTACCTGGGCGCGCTGGAGCGGCTGGACTACCCCCGGGCCAGGCTGGCCCTCTG GTGTGCCACGGACCACAACACGGACAACAGCACGCAGATGCTGCAGGAGTGGCTGGCCGCTGTGCGTGACGACTATGCCGCTGTGGTCTGGAGGCCCGAGGGGGAGCCCAG GTCCTACCCAGATGAAGAGGGTCCCAAGCACTGGACCAAAGAAAGGCACCAGTTTCTGATGGAGTTGAAACAGGAAGCCCTGACctttgccagggactggggggcTGACTACATCCTG TTTGCAGATACAGACAACATTCTGACCAACAACCAGACGCTGAGGCTTCTCATAGAGCAGGGGCTGCCCGTCGTGGCCCCGATGCTGGACTCCCAGACCTACTACTCCAATTTCTGGTGCGGGATCACGCCCCAG GGTTATTACCGTCGCACGGCCGACTACTTCCCCACCAAGAACCGCCAGCGCCGGGGCTGCTTCCGGGTCCCTATGGTCCATTCCACCTTCCTGGTGTCCTTGCGGGCTGAGGGGGCAGCCCAGCTCGCCTTCTACCCCCCTCATCCCAACTACTCCTGGCCCTTCGACGATATCATTGTTTTCGCCTATGCCTGCCAGGCTGCTG GGGTCACGGTCCACGTGTGCAACGAGCACCGTTACGGGTACATGAACGTGCCCGTGAAGTCCCACCAGGGGCTGGAGGACGAGAAGGTCAACTTCATCCACCTAATCCTGGAAGCGCTGG TGGACGGGCCCCCCATGCGGGCCTCAGTGCACGTGTCCCGGCCCCCAAAGAGACCCAGCAAGATGGGGTTTGATGAG GTGTTTGTCATCAGCCTGGCCCGCCGGCCCGACCGCCGTGAGCGCATGCTAAGCTCGCTCTGGGAGATGGAGATTTCTGGGCGGGTGGTGGAAGCCGTGGACGGCCG GACACTCAACAGCAGTATCATGAGGAGCCTCGGCGTGGACCTGCTGCCCGGCTACCAGGACCCCTACTCGGGCCGCACACTGACCAAGGGCGAGGTGGGCTGCTTCCTCAGCCACTACTCCAtctgggaggag GTGGCGGCCAGGGGTCTGGCCCAGGTCCTGGTGTTTGAGGACGATGTGCGTTTTGAGAGCAACTTCCGGGGGCGACTGGAGCGACTGATGGAGGAGGTGGAGGCAGAGAAGCTGCCGTGGGACCTGAT CTACCTGGGTCGGAAGCAGGTGAACCCCGAGGAGGAGGCCGCTGTGGAGAGGCTGCCGCAGCTGGTGGTGGCCGGGTACTCCTACTGGACCCTGGCCTATGTCTTGAGCCTGGCGGGAGCTCACAAGCTGCTGGCCTCCCAGCCCCTGCGCCGAATGCTGCCTGTGGACGAGTTCCTGCCCATCATGTTTGACCGGCACCCCAA CGAGCAGTACAAGGCGCACTTCTGGCCGCGGGACCTGCGCGCCTTCTCCGCCCGGCCGTTGCTCGCTGCCCCCACGCACTACGCAGGGGACGCCGAGTGGCTCAGCGACACGGAGACATCCTCGCCCTGGGACGATGACAGTGGCCGCATCATCAGCTGGAGCGGCTCTCACAAGACCCTGCGTGGCCCCCGCCTGGACCTGGCTGGCAGCAGTGGACACagcctccccccgccaccccacccccgggATGAGCTCTAG
- the CERCAM gene encoding inactive glycosyltransferase 25 family member 3 isoform X2 has protein sequence MPVAPAAPLFQLLLLLGPWSQAAGVVEPPLPAVVLTILARNAEHSLPHYLGALERLDYPRARLALWCATDHNTDNSTQMLQEWLAAVRDDYAAVVWRPEGEPRSYPDEEGPKHWTKERHQFLMELKQEALTFARDWGADYILQLRLSLAPIPEPVLQTRSLVQKQTYWFTVCRYRQHSDQQPDAEASHRAGAARRGPDAGLPDLLLQFLVRDHAPGVTVHVCNEHRYGYMNVPVKSHQGLEDEKVNFIHLILEALVDGPPMRASVHVSRPPKRPSKMGFDEVFVISLARRPDRRERMLSSLWEMEISGRVVEAVDGRTLNSSIMRSLGVDLLPGYQDPYSGRTLTKGEVGCFLSHYSIWEEVAARGLAQVLVFEDDVRFESNFRGRLERLMEEVEAEKLPWDLIYLGRKQVNPEEEAAVERLPQLVVAGYSYWTLAYVLSLAGAHKLLASQPLRRMLPVDEFLPIMFDRHPNEQYKAHFWPRDLRAFSARPLLAAPTHYAGDAEWLSDTETSSPWDDDSGRIISWSGSHKTLRGPRLDLAGSSGHSLPPPPHPRDEL, from the exons ATGCCCGTCGCGCCCGCCGCCCCGCTGTTCCAGCTGCTGCTCCTGCTAGGGCCGTGGTCCCAGGCTGCGGGCGTCGTGGAGCCGCCGCTGCCCGCCGTGGTCCTTACCATCCTGGCCCGCAATGCCGAGCACTCACTGCCCCACTACCTGGGCGCGCTGGAGCGGCTGGACTACCCCCGGGCCAGGCTGGCCCTCTG GTGTGCCACGGACCACAACACGGACAACAGCACGCAGATGCTGCAGGAGTGGCTGGCCGCTGTGCGTGACGACTATGCCGCTGTGGTCTGGAGGCCCGAGGGGGAGCCCAG GTCCTACCCAGATGAAGAGGGTCCCAAGCACTGGACCAAAGAAAGGCACCAGTTTCTGATGGAGTTGAAACAGGAAGCCCTGACctttgccagggactggggggcTGACTACATCCTG CAGCTCAGGCTGTCTCTGGCCCCGATCCCCGAACCAGTGCTGCAGACCAGATCCTTGGTGCAGAAACAGACCTACTGGTTTACAG TTTGCAGATACAGACAACATTCTGACCAACAACCAGACGCTGAGGCTTCTCATAGAGCAGGGGCTGCCCGTCGTGGCCCCGATGCTGGACTCCCAGACCTACTACTCCAATTTCTGGTGCGGGATCACGCCCCAG GGGTCACGGTCCACGTGTGCAACGAGCACCGTTACGGGTACATGAACGTGCCCGTGAAGTCCCACCAGGGGCTGGAGGACGAGAAGGTCAACTTCATCCACCTAATCCTGGAAGCGCTGG TGGACGGGCCCCCCATGCGGGCCTCAGTGCACGTGTCCCGGCCCCCAAAGAGACCCAGCAAGATGGGGTTTGATGAG GTGTTTGTCATCAGCCTGGCCCGCCGGCCCGACCGCCGTGAGCGCATGCTAAGCTCGCTCTGGGAGATGGAGATTTCTGGGCGGGTGGTGGAAGCCGTGGACGGCCG GACACTCAACAGCAGTATCATGAGGAGCCTCGGCGTGGACCTGCTGCCCGGCTACCAGGACCCCTACTCGGGCCGCACACTGACCAAGGGCGAGGTGGGCTGCTTCCTCAGCCACTACTCCAtctgggaggag GTGGCGGCCAGGGGTCTGGCCCAGGTCCTGGTGTTTGAGGACGATGTGCGTTTTGAGAGCAACTTCCGGGGGCGACTGGAGCGACTGATGGAGGAGGTGGAGGCAGAGAAGCTGCCGTGGGACCTGAT CTACCTGGGTCGGAAGCAGGTGAACCCCGAGGAGGAGGCCGCTGTGGAGAGGCTGCCGCAGCTGGTGGTGGCCGGGTACTCCTACTGGACCCTGGCCTATGTCTTGAGCCTGGCGGGAGCTCACAAGCTGCTGGCCTCCCAGCCCCTGCGCCGAATGCTGCCTGTGGACGAGTTCCTGCCCATCATGTTTGACCGGCACCCCAA CGAGCAGTACAAGGCGCACTTCTGGCCGCGGGACCTGCGCGCCTTCTCCGCCCGGCCGTTGCTCGCTGCCCCCACGCACTACGCAGGGGACGCCGAGTGGCTCAGCGACACGGAGACATCCTCGCCCTGGGACGATGACAGTGGCCGCATCATCAGCTGGAGCGGCTCTCACAAGACCCTGCGTGGCCCCCGCCTGGACCTGGCTGGCAGCAGTGGACACagcctccccccgccaccccacccccgggATGAGCTCTAG
- the CERCAM gene encoding inactive glycosyltransferase 25 family member 3 isoform X4, which yields MPSTHCPTTWARWSGWTTPGPGWPSGVPRTTTRTTARRCCRSGWPLSYPDEEGPKHWTKERHQFLMELKQEALTFARDWGADYILFADTDNILTNNQTLRLLIEQGLPVVAPMLDSQTYYSNFWCGITPQGYYRRTADYFPTKNRQRRGCFRVPMVHSTFLVSLRAEGAAQLAFYPPHPNYSWPFDDIIVFAYACQAAGVTVHVCNEHRYGYMNVPVKSHQGLEDEKVNFIHLILEALVDGPPMRASVHVSRPPKRPSKMGFDEVFVISLARRPDRRERMLSSLWEMEISGRVVEAVDGRTLNSSIMRSLGVDLLPGYQDPYSGRTLTKGEVGCFLSHYSIWEEVAARGLAQVLVFEDDVRFESNFRGRLERLMEEVEAEKLPWDLIYLGRKQVNPEEEAAVERLPQLVVAGYSYWTLAYVLSLAGAHKLLASQPLRRMLPVDEFLPIMFDRHPNEQYKAHFWPRDLRAFSARPLLAAPTHYAGDAEWLSDTETSSPWDDDSGRIISWSGSHKTLRGPRLDLAGSSGHSLPPPPHPRDEL from the exons ATGCCGAGCACTCACTGCCCCACTACCTGGGCGCGCTGGAGCGGCTGGACTACCCCCGGGCCAGGCTGGCCCTCTG GTGTGCCACGGACCACAACACGGACAACAGCACGCAGATGCTGCAGGAGTGGCTGGCCGCT GTCCTACCCAGATGAAGAGGGTCCCAAGCACTGGACCAAAGAAAGGCACCAGTTTCTGATGGAGTTGAAACAGGAAGCCCTGACctttgccagggactggggggcTGACTACATCCTG TTTGCAGATACAGACAACATTCTGACCAACAACCAGACGCTGAGGCTTCTCATAGAGCAGGGGCTGCCCGTCGTGGCCCCGATGCTGGACTCCCAGACCTACTACTCCAATTTCTGGTGCGGGATCACGCCCCAG GGTTATTACCGTCGCACGGCCGACTACTTCCCCACCAAGAACCGCCAGCGCCGGGGCTGCTTCCGGGTCCCTATGGTCCATTCCACCTTCCTGGTGTCCTTGCGGGCTGAGGGGGCAGCCCAGCTCGCCTTCTACCCCCCTCATCCCAACTACTCCTGGCCCTTCGACGATATCATTGTTTTCGCCTATGCCTGCCAGGCTGCTG GGGTCACGGTCCACGTGTGCAACGAGCACCGTTACGGGTACATGAACGTGCCCGTGAAGTCCCACCAGGGGCTGGAGGACGAGAAGGTCAACTTCATCCACCTAATCCTGGAAGCGCTGG TGGACGGGCCCCCCATGCGGGCCTCAGTGCACGTGTCCCGGCCCCCAAAGAGACCCAGCAAGATGGGGTTTGATGAG GTGTTTGTCATCAGCCTGGCCCGCCGGCCCGACCGCCGTGAGCGCATGCTAAGCTCGCTCTGGGAGATGGAGATTTCTGGGCGGGTGGTGGAAGCCGTGGACGGCCG GACACTCAACAGCAGTATCATGAGGAGCCTCGGCGTGGACCTGCTGCCCGGCTACCAGGACCCCTACTCGGGCCGCACACTGACCAAGGGCGAGGTGGGCTGCTTCCTCAGCCACTACTCCAtctgggaggag GTGGCGGCCAGGGGTCTGGCCCAGGTCCTGGTGTTTGAGGACGATGTGCGTTTTGAGAGCAACTTCCGGGGGCGACTGGAGCGACTGATGGAGGAGGTGGAGGCAGAGAAGCTGCCGTGGGACCTGAT CTACCTGGGTCGGAAGCAGGTGAACCCCGAGGAGGAGGCCGCTGTGGAGAGGCTGCCGCAGCTGGTGGTGGCCGGGTACTCCTACTGGACCCTGGCCTATGTCTTGAGCCTGGCGGGAGCTCACAAGCTGCTGGCCTCCCAGCCCCTGCGCCGAATGCTGCCTGTGGACGAGTTCCTGCCCATCATGTTTGACCGGCACCCCAA CGAGCAGTACAAGGCGCACTTCTGGCCGCGGGACCTGCGCGCCTTCTCCGCCCGGCCGTTGCTCGCTGCCCCCACGCACTACGCAGGGGACGCCGAGTGGCTCAGCGACACGGAGACATCCTCGCCCTGGGACGATGACAGTGGCCGCATCATCAGCTGGAGCGGCTCTCACAAGACCCTGCGTGGCCCCCGCCTGGACCTGGCTGGCAGCAGTGGACACagcctccccccgccaccccacccccgggATGAGCTCTAG